One genomic window of Sodaliphilus pleomorphus includes the following:
- a CDS encoding 3-methyl-2-oxobutanoate dehydrogenase subunit VorB, with the protein MKEEVKLMKGNEALAMAAIRYGADGYFGYPITPQSEVLEKLEAEMPWDTTGMVVLQAESEVAAINMVYGGACCGKAVMTSTSSPGYSLMQEGVSFMAASEVPALLVNVMRGGPGLGTIHPSQADYFQATKGGGHGDYHMIVLAPSSVQEMTDFVALGWDLAFKYRCLSMILADGLIGQLMEKVVLPEQRPRRTEEQIRKQCPWAVNGAKGRKNNIVTSLELDDDVMEANNNRFQATYREIEKNEKRCELVNCDDAEYLIVAFGSQARITMKTMEIAREEGIKVGLVRPITLWPFPDEHLRRAASNVKGILVVELDAGQMIEDVKLAVDCKVPVEHYGRLGGNVPTPDEVLDALKQKFNIVNK; encoded by the coding sequence ATGAAAGAAGAAGTGAAACTCATGAAGGGCAATGAGGCCCTGGCCATGGCGGCAATACGCTATGGCGCCGACGGTTACTTTGGCTACCCTATCACCCCGCAAAGCGAGGTGCTTGAGAAACTCGAAGCCGAAATGCCATGGGACACCACTGGCATGGTGGTGCTTCAGGCCGAGAGCGAAGTGGCTGCAATCAACATGGTATATGGCGGTGCCTGCTGCGGCAAGGCAGTGATGACGTCGACCTCGAGCCCAGGCTACAGCCTGATGCAAGAGGGCGTGTCGTTTATGGCCGCCAGCGAGGTGCCGGCACTGCTGGTCAACGTGATGCGCGGCGGCCCGGGACTGGGCACCATACATCCCTCGCAGGCCGACTATTTCCAGGCTACCAAGGGCGGCGGCCACGGCGACTACCACATGATTGTGCTTGCACCCAGCAGCGTGCAGGAGATGACCGACTTTGTGGCACTGGGCTGGGACCTGGCCTTCAAGTACCGCTGCCTGTCGATGATACTGGCCGACGGCCTCATAGGGCAGCTCATGGAAAAAGTGGTGCTGCCCGAGCAACGTCCACGCCGCACCGAGGAGCAGATACGCAAGCAATGCCCCTGGGCAGTGAACGGAGCCAAGGGCCGCAAAAACAACATTGTGACCTCGCTTGAGCTCGACGACGACGTGATGGAAGCCAACAACAACCGCTTCCAGGCCACCTACCGTGAAATTGAGAAAAACGAGAAACGCTGCGAGCTCGTGAACTGCGACGATGCCGAGTACCTGATTGTGGCCTTTGGCAGCCAGGCACGCATCACCATGAAGACCATGGAGATCGCCCGCGAAGAGGGCATCAAGGTGGGACTTGTGCGCCCCATCACCCTGTGGCCTTTCCCCGACGAGCACCTGCGCCGCGCTGCCAGCAATGTGAAAGGCATACTGGTAGTCGAGCTCGACGCCGGACAGATGATCGAAGACGTGAAACTGGCCGTAGACTGCAAGGTGCCCGTTGAGCACTACGGCCGCCTGGGCGGCAATGTGCCCACCCCCGACGAGGTGCTCGACGCATTGAAGCAAAAGTTTAATATTGTGAACAAGTGA
- a CDS encoding 2-oxoacid:acceptor oxidoreductase family protein, translated as MKEEIIIAGFGGQGVLSMGKILAYSGLMEGKEVTWMPSYGPEQRGGTANVTVILSDQRISSPILNSYDAVIVLNQQSLDRFESKVKPGGVLIYDSYGIHTPPKRTDIKVYKVDATEASFEMKNAKSFNMIVLGAYLKVRPVVTIENVLKGLKKSLPERHWGLIPMNEEALKKGMSLVTT; from the coding sequence ATGAAAGAAGAAATTATCATTGCAGGTTTCGGTGGACAAGGTGTCCTCTCGATGGGCAAAATACTGGCCTACTCTGGCCTGATGGAAGGCAAAGAAGTGACGTGGATGCCGAGCTACGGGCCCGAGCAGCGAGGCGGCACCGCCAATGTGACGGTGATACTGAGCGACCAGCGCATCTCGTCGCCCATTCTCAACAGCTACGACGCTGTAATCGTGCTCAACCAGCAGAGTCTCGACCGCTTTGAGAGCAAGGTGAAACCCGGCGGCGTGCTCATCTACGACAGCTACGGAATCCACACCCCGCCCAAGCGCACCGACATCAAGGTGTACAAGGTCGATGCCACCGAGGCTTCGTTTGAGATGAAAAACGCCAAGTCGTTCAACATGATTGTGCTGGGCGCCTACTTGAAAGTACGGCCCGTGGTCACGATCGAAAACGTGCTCAAGGGCTTGAAGAAGTCGCTGCCCGAGCGCCACTGGGGCTTGATACCCATGAACGAGGAGGCCCTCAAGAAAGGCATGTCGCTGGTGACGACTTAG
- a CDS encoding carboxymuconolactone decarboxylase family protein: protein MEKKTIKQDAGRKQLGDFAPKFAELNDDVLFGQVWNRQDQLSLRDRSLITVVALVSMGMTDSSLAYHLQNAKANGITRQEIAEALTHIAFYAGWPKAWAAFREAKEVWASDTAAPCDGKAQFQREMVFPIGEPNTAYAKYFIGQSYLAPISTEQIPIHNVTFEPGCRNNWHIHHATKGGGQLLVCVAGRGWYQEWGKPARLLLPGDVVNIPANVKHWHGATRDSWFAHLAMPVPGDNVSNEWLEPVSNDEYDRLEVKE from the coding sequence ATGGAAAAGAAAACTATCAAACAGGACGCAGGCCGCAAGCAGCTGGGCGACTTCGCGCCAAAATTTGCCGAGCTCAACGACGATGTACTCTTCGGACAGGTGTGGAACCGACAGGACCAACTGTCGCTCCGTGACCGTAGCCTCATCACCGTGGTGGCACTTGTGAGCATGGGCATGACCGACAGCAGCCTGGCCTATCACCTGCAAAACGCCAAGGCCAACGGCATCACGCGGCAAGAGATTGCCGAGGCACTCACCCACATTGCATTCTACGCCGGTTGGCCCAAGGCATGGGCAGCCTTCCGTGAGGCCAAAGAGGTGTGGGCCAGCGATACCGCCGCCCCATGCGACGGCAAAGCACAGTTCCAGCGCGAGATGGTATTTCCCATAGGCGAGCCCAACACGGCCTATGCCAAGTATTTCATCGGGCAGAGCTACCTCGCTCCCATCTCGACCGAGCAGATACCCATACACAACGTCACCTTCGAGCCCGGATGCCGCAACAACTGGCACATCCACCACGCCACCAAGGGCGGCGGTCAGCTCCTCGTGTGTGTGGCCGGCCGTGGCTGGTATCAGGAGTGGGGCAAGCCCGCCCGCCTGCTGCTACCCGGCGACGTGGTGAACATACCTGCCAACGTGAAGCACTGGCATGGTGCCACACGCGACAGCTGGTTTGCGCATCTGGCCATGCCCGTTCCTGGCGATAATGTGAGCAACGAATGGCTCGAGCCAGTGAGCAACGACGAGTACGACCGACTCGAGGTAAAAGAATAG
- a CDS encoding thiamine pyrophosphate-dependent enzyme encodes MEINDIIKPENLVYKKPKLLNDRNMHYCPGCSHGVVHKLVAQVIEEMGAEEYAIGVSPVGCAVFAYNYIDIDWVEAAHGRATAMATGIKRLQPDKLVFTYQGDGDFAAIGTCESIHACNRGESIAIIFINNAIYGMTGGQMAPTTLLGQKTATCPYGRRADLNGYPLAITPLLAQLDGTRYVTRQAVHTAAAVRKAKAAIRKAFENSMEGKGTSVVEIVSTCNTGWKMSPVKANEWMVENMFKKYPLGDLKDVDATK; translated from the coding sequence ATGGAAATCAATGATATAATAAAGCCTGAAAATCTTGTTTACAAGAAACCAAAGCTTCTGAACGACCGAAACATGCACTACTGCCCAGGCTGCAGCCACGGCGTGGTGCACAAACTGGTGGCCCAGGTCATCGAGGAAATGGGCGCCGAGGAATATGCAATAGGCGTTTCGCCAGTGGGCTGCGCCGTGTTTGCCTACAACTACATCGACATCGACTGGGTCGAGGCCGCCCACGGCCGTGCCACGGCCATGGCCACAGGCATCAAGCGCCTGCAGCCCGACAAGCTGGTGTTCACCTACCAGGGCGACGGTGACTTTGCCGCCATAGGCACCTGCGAGTCGATACACGCCTGCAACCGCGGCGAGAGCATTGCCATCATCTTCATCAACAATGCTATCTACGGCATGACGGGCGGCCAAATGGCCCCCACCACACTGCTGGGCCAGAAGACGGCCACCTGCCCCTACGGCCGCCGCGCCGACCTCAACGGCTACCCGCTGGCCATCACCCCGCTGCTGGCGCAGCTCGACGGCACACGCTATGTGACACGCCAGGCTGTGCACACAGCCGCTGCAGTACGCAAGGCCAAAGCCGCAATACGCAAGGCTTTTGAAAACAGCATGGAGGGCAAGGGCACATCGGTCGTCGAGATCGTGAGCACCTGCAACACCGGCTGGAAGATGAGCCCGGTCAAGGCCAACGAGTGGATGGTCGAGAACATGTTCAAGAAGTACCCGCTGGGCGACTTGAAAGATGTGGATGCAACAAAATAA
- a CDS encoding serine hydrolase: MAEENKIRLHIFFWGGMKAKSPLARIVLLVVFILLSLSVSARNDYGACLIKDGQFYGIHENNYFPMNSVMKFPQALFVADWMQRNNIRLSDSVKVTKEELIEGTWSPKLGDIQTSKSFTYAELLSYSLMLSDNNACDVLFKRCGDPKTVEAYIRKLGFKRIHIRKTERQMREDHSCCRYNKATPKDMTLLLQWFSSHNSDTPILQFIWETMMKCETGMDRLPAANPEGAALLHKTGSGYTNKDGTTDIGDAGIYLLSDGSKWPICVFVKGASTNNIISEISLKLQAMALALDRK; the protein is encoded by the coding sequence ATGGCTGAAGAAAATAAAATCAGATTACATATTTTTTTTTGGGGGGGTATGAAGGCTAAATCGCCTCTGGCGAGAATTGTTCTCCTTGTGGTGTTCATTTTACTTTCTTTATCTGTATCTGCAAGAAATGATTATGGTGCTTGTTTGATAAAGGACGGACAATTCTATGGCATCCATGAGAATAATTATTTTCCAATGAACAGTGTCATGAAGTTTCCTCAAGCATTGTTCGTGGCAGACTGGATGCAGAGAAATAATATTCGTCTTTCTGACTCTGTCAAAGTTACCAAAGAGGAATTGATAGAGGGCACATGGTCGCCCAAGTTGGGAGACATACAGACATCCAAGTCATTCACTTATGCAGAACTTCTCAGCTACTCCCTCATGCTCAGCGACAATAATGCGTGTGATGTTCTATTCAAGCGATGTGGTGATCCGAAAACAGTAGAAGCATACATCCGGAAACTTGGATTTAAGAGGATTCATATCCGAAAGACTGAAAGGCAAATGCGTGAGGATCATTCGTGCTGTAGATACAACAAGGCTACACCCAAAGATATGACCTTGTTGTTGCAGTGGTTCTCAAGTCACAATTCAGACACGCCGATTCTTCAGTTCATCTGGGAAACGATGATGAAATGTGAGACTGGCATGGATAGGCTGCCTGCTGCTAATCCTGAAGGAGCTGCGCTATTGCACAAGACAGGCTCGGGGTATACCAATAAGGATGGAACGACTGATATAGGTGATGCCGGAATATACTTGCTTAGCGATGGGAGCAAATGGCCGATATGTGTATTCGTCAAAGGTGCATCGACCAATAATATCATCAGCGAAATTTCTCTCAAACTTCAAGCTATGGCACTTGCGCTAGATAGGAAGTGA
- a CDS encoding GAF domain-containing protein translates to MSNPNIIERKQLYAELIPQVRSLIDGIDNHVGALSNIAALLHDTLPYFFWVGFYIVRNGQLELGPFQGPLACYTIGKGKGVCGTAWDKAETIIVPDVEQYPGHIACSSKSRSEIVVPIKKDGKVVAVLDVDSTGLNIFNEEDKEGLEKIADNLCGLFN, encoded by the coding sequence ATGAGTAACCCCAATATTATAGAGAGAAAGCAACTCTATGCAGAGTTAATCCCACAAGTCAGATCTTTGATAGATGGCATTGATAATCATGTCGGTGCACTGTCCAACATTGCTGCTTTGCTCCATGACACGCTGCCTTATTTCTTCTGGGTTGGTTTCTACATCGTGAGAAACGGCCAACTGGAGCTTGGGCCGTTCCAAGGACCGCTTGCCTGCTACACCATCGGCAAAGGCAAAGGTGTATGTGGCACGGCATGGGATAAGGCGGAGACGATTATCGTTCCTGATGTGGAGCAATACCCCGGTCACATCGCTTGTTCATCGAAATCCCGTTCGGAGATCGTCGTGCCAATTAAGAAGGATGGCAAGGTCGTAGCCGTGTTAGATGTTGACAGTACCGGTCTGAACATATTCAATGAGGAAGACAAGGAAGGACTGGAAAAGATTGCTGATAACTTATGCGGGTTGTTTAACTGA
- a CDS encoding alpha/beta hydrolase: protein MIIMAAGAQNTNEMTQLKMTQEWDKVFAKSEKVEHEKVSFHNHFGLELAADVYKPKHAQGHLAAVAVCGPFGAVKEQSSGLYAQALAERGFLAIAFDPSFTGESSGQPRDVFSLDINTEDFQAAVDYLSNRPDVEANRIGIVGICGWGGIALNAAAADPRIKATVASTMYDMPRVGAWGYFDQGTADERYKAKEQIAALRTKEYTTGPTQRAGGCIPVDQLTGKEPDFVQQYSAYYKTKRGYHQRSVNSNGGWMLQAQTGWMNNNILAHPEDLRNAVLIVHGEKAHSRYMGEDTFKKLKGDNKQIIIVAGATHTDLYDQMDKIPFDRIAAFFNKYLK from the coding sequence ATGATCATCATGGCTGCCGGGGCACAAAACACAAATGAAATGACACAATTGAAGATGACACAAGAGTGGGACAAGGTGTTCGCCAAGAGTGAGAAGGTGGAGCATGAGAAAGTTTCCTTTCACAACCATTTCGGCCTTGAGCTTGCGGCCGATGTGTACAAACCCAAGCATGCACAGGGGCACCTCGCCGCTGTGGCCGTGTGCGGCCCCTTCGGTGCCGTGAAAGAACAGTCGTCGGGGCTCTATGCTCAGGCTCTCGCCGAGCGTGGATTTCTGGCCATCGCCTTCGACCCGTCGTTTACCGGTGAGAGCAGCGGACAGCCACGCGACGTGTTCTCGCTCGACATCAACACCGAGGACTTCCAGGCAGCCGTCGACTACTTGAGCAACCGCCCCGACGTGGAAGCCAATCGCATTGGCATCGTGGGCATATGCGGTTGGGGCGGCATCGCACTGAATGCCGCTGCTGCCGACCCGCGCATCAAGGCCACGGTAGCCAGCACAATGTATGACATGCCGCGTGTGGGTGCATGGGGCTATTTCGACCAAGGCACTGCCGACGAACGCTACAAAGCCAAGGAGCAGATTGCGGCCCTGCGCACTAAGGAATACACGACAGGCCCAACGCAGCGTGCCGGAGGTTGCATACCCGTGGATCAGCTCACGGGCAAGGAGCCCGACTTCGTGCAGCAATACTCGGCCTACTACAAGACCAAGCGCGGCTACCACCAGCGGTCGGTGAACTCCAATGGCGGATGGATGCTCCAGGCACAGACGGGATGGATGAACAACAACATACTGGCTCATCCCGAAGACCTGCGAAATGCAGTGCTCATCGTTCATGGCGAAAAGGCCCACAGCCGCTATATGGGTGAGGACACATTCAAGAAACTCAAGGGCGACAACAAGCAGATCATCATCGTTGCCGGCGCTACCCACACCGACCTTTACGACCAGATGGATAAAATACCCTTCGACCGTATTGCGGCGTTTTTCAACAAGTACCTCAAATAA
- the msrA gene encoding peptide-methionine (S)-S-oxide reductase MsrA, which yields MEKDELKEIYLAGGCFWGTEHYFKQIDGVVDTEVGYANGRTENPTYKEVCTDKTGFAETVHVMYDPAKVSLNFLLEMFFKAIDPTSINRQGHDTGTQYRTGVYYTDKDDETVINEVFADEQKHINGKIAVENLPLRNFYKAEDYHQNYLDKNPNGYCHLPQSLFEFARKARDNRAKTQ from the coding sequence ATGGAAAAAGACGAATTGAAGGAGATATATCTCGCCGGAGGTTGCTTTTGGGGCACCGAGCATTATTTCAAGCAGATTGACGGAGTGGTGGACACAGAGGTAGGCTATGCCAATGGCCGCACAGAAAACCCGACCTACAAAGAGGTGTGCACCGACAAGACCGGCTTTGCCGAGACCGTTCATGTCATGTACGATCCCGCCAAGGTATCGTTGAATTTTTTGCTGGAGATGTTTTTCAAGGCTATCGACCCTACAAGCATCAACCGGCAGGGCCATGACACGGGAACGCAGTACCGCACCGGCGTGTATTACACCGACAAGGATGACGAGACGGTAATCAATGAGGTCTTTGCCGATGAGCAAAAACACATCAACGGGAAGATCGCCGTCGAGAACCTGCCGTTGCGCAACTTCTACAAGGCCGAGGACTACCACCAGAATTATCTCGACAAGAATCCCAACGGCTACTGCCACCTGCCGCAAAGCTTGTTTGAGTTTGCGCGCAAGGCAAGAGACAATCGTGCAAAGACGCAGTAA
- a CDS encoding MmcQ/YjbR family DNA-binding protein, with translation MMNVEDLRSYCLSLDTDVVEKFPFTAFKYAKDVLVFYISGHMFCYFDINDLSNVTVKCDPDSIPELEEHYDWISKPYNGNAKYWIGMDAYRADNEQFAQKELILLSWPIQCLVLFRFSIFGVSSNSLRSS, from the coding sequence ATGATGAACGTAGAGGATTTGCGGTCATATTGTCTTTCTCTCGACACTGACGTGGTGGAGAAATTCCCCTTCACGGCCTTCAAATATGCCAAGGATGTGCTGGTATTCTATATCTCGGGCCACATGTTCTGCTATTTCGACATCAATGATCTGAGCAATGTGACGGTCAAGTGCGACCCGGACAGTATTCCGGAATTGGAGGAACATTACGACTGGATAAGCAAGCCCTATAACGGCAATGCCAAATACTGGATAGGCATGGACGCATACCGGGCTGACAATGAACAATTTGCTCAGAAAGAATTGATTCTACTATCATGGCCTATTCAGTGCTTGGTTCTCTTCCGCTTTTCAATCTTCGGCGTATCCAGCAACTCCTTACGTTCATCATAG
- a CDS encoding C-GCAxxG-C-C family protein, which translates to MESRKDIAAEKKASFKFNCTQSVLTTYGDLTGLDEATAISMTDGFAAGMTNMEGTCGALIGADMVLGLVNKDKAKTMKQMRTIMQKFQDRNHATQCRQLKGVDTHVVLRPCPLCVADACEFLEEELGK; encoded by the coding sequence ATGGAATCAAGAAAAGATATTGCAGCAGAGAAGAAAGCGAGTTTCAAATTCAATTGCACCCAGTCGGTGCTGACGACTTACGGTGATCTGACGGGACTTGACGAAGCCACAGCCATTAGCATGACCGACGGCTTTGCTGCCGGAATGACCAATATGGAGGGCACATGCGGTGCACTGATTGGCGCAGACATGGTTCTCGGACTGGTCAACAAGGACAAGGCAAAGACGATGAAACAGATGCGGACAATCATGCAGAAATTTCAGGACCGCAATCATGCCACCCAGTGCAGACAGTTGAAAGGTGTTGACACCCACGTGGTGCTCCGTCCTTGTCCGCTGTGCGTGGCGGATGCGTGTGAGTTTTTGGAAGAAGAATTAGGGAAATGA
- a CDS encoding 4Fe-4S dicluster domain-containing protein, protein MPKIRGAVTVNTERCKGCSLCVVACPKHVLSLQEKEVNNRGYHYAYMAVPEECIGCQSCALVCPDACIEVYRVVEK, encoded by the coding sequence ATGCCAAAAATCAGAGGAGCTGTTACGGTCAACACCGAGCGATGCAAAGGCTGCAGCCTGTGTGTCGTTGCGTGTCCTAAGCATGTCCTGAGTCTTCAGGAGAAAGAAGTAAACAACCGCGGCTACCATTATGCCTACATGGCTGTGCCCGAAGAGTGCATTGGTTGCCAGAGTTGTGCGTTAGTGTGTCCCGATGCCTGCATCGAGGTATATCGGGTAGTTGAAAAGTAA
- a CDS encoding GNAT family N-acetyltransferase translates to MERIIRKAIASDLPVVLDLIESGRRIMRENGNPHQWGDSHPTVGQIEDDIANGHSYLLMEDGRAIATFAFIPGPDVTYAVIYDVHWIDTDSPYYVLHRVASAHGQHGIMASILDYCFTKTGNIRSDTHRDNKPMQGALAKAEFHYCGIIHLLDGDERLAYQKINDPHEPEF, encoded by the coding sequence ATGGAGCGCATAATCAGAAAGGCCATTGCTTCTGACCTGCCGGTGGTCCTCGACCTCATAGAGAGTGGACGGAGGATCATGCGAGAGAATGGAAATCCGCATCAATGGGGAGACAGTCACCCGACAGTAGGACAAATAGAGGATGACATAGCTAATGGTCACAGCTACTTGCTGATGGAGGACGGCAGAGCCATAGCCACTTTTGCGTTCATTCCTGGCCCCGATGTCACCTACGCTGTCATTTACGATGTACATTGGATTGACACCGACAGCCCTTATTATGTCCTTCATCGCGTGGCAAGTGCGCATGGTCAGCACGGGATCATGGCAAGCATCCTTGATTATTGCTTTACAAAGACCGGTAACATCCGCAGTGACACCCACCGGGATAACAAGCCCATGCAAGGAGCGTTGGCAAAGGCGGAATTTCACTACTGTGGCATCATCCATCTGCTCGACGGTGATGAGCGGTTGGCCTATCAAAAGATAAATGATCCACATGAACCAGAATTTTGA
- a CDS encoding beta-class carbonic anhydrase, whose amino-acid sequence MIDEILKNNRRFVAGKGYEKHITDGKPSGKTLIVTCMDTRLSVMLPEALGIKNGEVKIVKVAGGVILDDYDAVMRSIIVGIYELGIEEIMLIHHTDCGAGKMTGVHMKQLICERIGADKVAEVERHIDLSQWLDGFGDTEKSVRATMRRVKNHALVPGSITVRGFIIDSTTGALTEIGE is encoded by the coding sequence ATGATTGACGAAATACTGAAGAACAACCGCCGCTTTGTTGCCGGAAAGGGCTATGAGAAGCATATCACCGATGGCAAGCCGTCGGGCAAAACGCTTATCGTCACCTGCATGGACACCCGCCTGAGTGTGATGCTGCCTGAGGCATTAGGCATCAAGAACGGTGAGGTGAAGATAGTTAAGGTAGCTGGCGGTGTCATCCTCGACGACTACGATGCCGTCATGCGATCGATCATCGTGGGCATCTATGAGCTGGGCATTGAAGAGATCATGCTCATCCACCACACTGATTGCGGCGCCGGGAAGATGACCGGCGTGCACATGAAGCAACTGATATGTGAACGGATCGGTGCTGACAAGGTAGCAGAAGTGGAGCGGCACATCGACCTCAGCCAGTGGCTCGACGGCTTTGGCGACACTGAGAAAAGTGTACGGGCTACAATGCGACGGGTGAAGAACCATGCGCTCGTCCCCGGTAGCATCACTGTACGCGGCTTTATCATCGACTCAACCACAGGAGCACTCACCGAGATAGGCGAATAA
- a CDS encoding YccF domain-containing protein — MKILGNIIWLVFGGLGIAGEYFVSSLLLMITIIGIPFGIATLRLGILALWPFGSHVVDQPQDGGCLSLFMNILWFFVGGFWIALTHLGSGLLLCITIVGIPWGRMHFRLMRLALAPFGKEIVNNDF; from the coding sequence ATGAAGATACTGGGAAATATCATTTGGCTCGTCTTTGGAGGATTGGGCATCGCAGGGGAGTATTTCGTTTCATCACTCCTGCTGATGATCACCATCATCGGCATACCATTCGGCATAGCCACCCTTCGGTTGGGTATTCTCGCGTTGTGGCCATTTGGCTCACATGTTGTTGACCAGCCGCAGGACGGAGGATGTCTCAGTTTGTTCATGAACATTCTTTGGTTCTTCGTCGGTGGCTTTTGGATTGCCTTGACTCATCTTGGCTCTGGCTTGCTCCTATGCATCACCATTGTCGGCATTCCTTGGGGCAGGATGCACTTCCGGCTGATGCGTCTGGCACTAGCACCATTCGGGAAGGAGATAGTCAACAACGATTTCTAA
- a CDS encoding MmcQ/YjbR family DNA-binding protein — MNIEEVREYALSLPGTTEDQAYGADWVLFRIEGKIFLHIWLNAPEPTCAVKLPPEQGQTLRDHYDGIRPAYHLNKVHWNDVFLDEIDGDMVKNLINQSYLLVLSKLPKRLRDKYSFEK, encoded by the coding sequence ATGAATATCGAGGAAGTTCGTGAATATGCGTTGTCCCTGCCCGGGACTACGGAAGACCAGGCTTATGGTGCGGATTGGGTGTTGTTTCGTATTGAGGGAAAGATCTTCCTGCATATATGGCTCAATGCCCCGGAACCGACCTGCGCCGTGAAACTTCCTCCCGAGCAAGGACAGACGCTGCGCGACCATTATGACGGCATCCGTCCGGCTTACCACTTAAATAAGGTGCATTGGAATGATGTTTTTCTCGATGAGATTGATGGTGATATGGTGAAGAACCTTATTAATCAGTCCTATCTGCTCGTACTCAGTAAACTGCCCAAGCGGTTGAGAGATAAATATAGTTTTGAGAAATGA
- a CDS encoding NAD(P)/FAD-dependent oxidoreductase → MRANIKKNGLKRVVVVGCGLGGLRLARSLRNSGYQVVIVDKNNYNQFPPLIYQVASAGLEPSNISFPIRRIFQGYKHFYFRMAEVKAIDAGEKAIATSVGPIHYDYLVLAMGGTTNFFGNKNAEQHAFPMKTVVDGMRLRNHILETLERAETEEDMARRQKYMNVVIVGGGPSGVEIAGALAEMKRNIVPRDYPDLADKMHIYLINASDRLLKSMDEKSSSTAEAELKNMGVHVRNGWRVTDYKDNVVYIDNGKTLESSTVVWVSGIKANVVEGVPEGSVGHAGRLLCDRFNRVKGMTDVFAIGDQSLVEGDPDWKLGHPQLAQVALQQAANVASNIVKSDNGQEMKPFVYKNLGTMATIGRRRAVAEIGSARLGGTLAWLLWLVVHLRSILGVKNKFFVLLNWMWNYFNYMQSLRLILK, encoded by the coding sequence ATGAGAGCAAACATCAAGAAGAATGGTTTGAAGCGAGTCGTCGTTGTGGGATGCGGTCTTGGCGGGCTTAGGCTGGCTCGCAGCCTGCGCAACTCGGGCTACCAGGTGGTGATCGTCGACAAGAACAACTACAACCAGTTTCCGCCACTCATCTATCAGGTGGCTTCGGCAGGCCTTGAACCGAGCAACATTTCTTTTCCCATAAGGCGCATTTTTCAGGGATACAAGCATTTCTACTTCCGCATGGCCGAGGTGAAGGCTATCGACGCCGGCGAGAAGGCTATTGCCACATCGGTGGGCCCAATACACTACGATTACCTTGTGCTGGCGATGGGCGGCACTACCAATTTCTTTGGCAACAAGAATGCCGAGCAGCATGCTTTCCCCATGAAGACTGTTGTCGACGGCATGAGACTGCGCAACCATATCCTTGAGACCCTGGAGCGTGCCGAGACCGAAGAGGACATGGCAAGGCGGCAGAAGTATATGAACGTGGTGATTGTGGGCGGCGGCCCTTCGGGCGTTGAGATAGCCGGCGCCTTGGCCGAGATGAAGCGCAACATTGTGCCTCGCGACTATCCCGACCTTGCCGACAAGATGCACATCTATCTCATCAATGCCAGCGACCGCCTGCTCAAGTCGATGGACGAGAAATCGTCGAGCACGGCCGAGGCCGAGTTGAAAAATATGGGAGTGCACGTGCGCAACGGCTGGCGGGTGACCGACTATAAGGACAATGTGGTGTATATCGACAATGGCAAGACGCTGGAATCGTCGACGGTGGTGTGGGTGAGCGGCATCAAGGCCAATGTGGTCGAGGGCGTGCCCGAGGGGTCGGTTGGCCATGCAGGGCGGCTGCTATGCGACCGTTTCAATCGCGTCAAGGGCATGACCGATGTGTTTGCCATAGGCGACCAAAGCCTGGTCGAGGGTGATCCCGACTGGAAGCTCGGGCACCCCCAGCTGGCACAGGTTGCCTTGCAGCAGGCTGCCAATGTGGCCAGTAACATTGTTAAGAGCGACAATGGCCAGGAGATGAAGCCGTTTGTCTACAAGAACCTGGGCACGATGGCCACCATAGGCCGCAGGCGTGCTGTTGCCGAGATAGGCAGCGCCAGGTTGGGCGGCACCTTAGCTTGGCTGCTGTGGCTGGTAGTGCATTTGCGCTCGATACTGGGCGTGAAAAACAAATTTTTTGTCCTTCTCAACTGGATGTGGAACTATTTCAACTACATGCAGAGTCTCAGGTTGATACTCAAGTGA